The Alosa sapidissima isolate fAloSap1 chromosome 8, fAloSap1.pri, whole genome shotgun sequence genome contains a region encoding:
- the LOC121715452 gene encoding leukotriene B4 receptor 1-like gives MQQQQQQQLNISNMNATVQVTVENQVASALLGLCFVLGVPGNLVVIEVLRRKLVGGSFTLWLMLNLAVSDLLTLLTLPVWIHTLQHGWNLGSVACKLLAHMVYWSLYTSVLCVTLLSVQRYVQVLYPQRWAKVKATGHRILLAIVWTLGGLLSCHALVQRDIVLWRDGLLHCRPHYRWDGEKVATLLLESLLMFVLPFSILASLYIALHRRVKQTVRSGHRRMKKLVFRIIMVFFILSIPIHLNNLLTIGAISSGSNNFLQFTKVTGNIAGAVSFINSCVNPYLYAFSHRTLRRQSIVRSLNQNSSSVQSCSLNAKQTVILS, from the coding sequence atgcaacagcagcagcagcagcagctcaacATCTCCAACATGAACGCTACGGTGCAGGTCACGGTTGAGAACCAGGTGGCCAGTGCCCTGCTGGGCCTCTGTTTTGTCCTGGGGGTGCCTGGGAACCTGGTGGTGATAGAAGTCCTCAGACGCAAACTGGTGGGAGGGAGCTTCACACTCTGGCTGATGCTGAACCTGGCCGTGTCGGACCTGTTGACCCTGCTGACCCTGCCCGTGTGGATCCACACTCTGCAGCACGGCTGGAATTTGGGCTCGGTGGCCTGCAAGCTTCTGGCCCACATGGTGTACTGGAGCCTCTACACCAGCGTGCTGTGTGTCACTCTTCTTAGCGTGCAGCGCTACGTCCAGGTGCTCTACCCACAGCGCTGGGCCAAGGTCAAGGCCACGGGTCATCGGATTCTGCTGGCAATCGTATGGACTCTTGGAGGCCTGCTGTCATGTCATGCTCTGGTGCAAAGAGACATAGTATTGTGGAGGGATGGGTTGCTCCACTGCAGACCACACTACAGGTGGGATGGGGAGAAGGTAGCCACTCTCCTGCTGGAGAGCCTGCTGATGTTTGTGCTGCCGTTCTCCATCCTGGCCTCCCTGTACATCGCCCTGCACAGAAGAGTGAAGCAGACCGTTCGCTCAGGTCACAGAAGAATGAAGAAGCTAGTGTTCAGAATCATCATGGTTTTCTTCATCCTGTCCATTCCGATCCACCTCAACAATTTGTTGACCATTGGGGCAATTTCTTCAGGATCAAATAACTTCCTGCAGTTCACAAAGGTCACTGGGAATATCGCCGGGGCAGTGAGCTTCATCAACAGCTGTGTTAACCCCTACCTGTATGCTTTCTCCCACCGGACATTGCGGCGTCAGTCCATAGTCAGGTCACTCAATCAAAACAGTTCATCTGTACAGTCTTGCTCCCTCAATGCCAAGCAGACGGTGATATTATCTTAG